In Pyrus communis chromosome 8, drPyrComm1.1, whole genome shotgun sequence, one genomic interval encodes:
- the LOC137742884 gene encoding secreted RxLR effector protein 161-like, whose product MHCPTNRHYGTAKRVLRYIKGTLDYGLEYMKGRKACLIGFCDSDWGGSLEDSKSTSGYAFSFGSGVFSWASVKQNCVALSTAKAKYISASEATTQAIWQRFVLEDFGELQTVATPLHCDNTSVIAIIKNSVFHQKTKHIDRRYHFIKDALQEGIIDLVYCPTKNR is encoded by the coding sequence ATGCATTGTCCTACCAATAGACACTATGGAACTGCAAAGAGAGTACTCAGATACATCAAGGGAACTCTGGATTATGGCTTGGAGTAtatgaaaggaagaaaagcttgtTTAATTGGCTTCTGTGATAGTGATTGGGGTGGTTCGTTGGAAGACAGCAAAAGCACATCAGGATATGCATTCTCATTTGGCAGTGGTGTGTTTTCCTGGGCTTCAGTCAAGCAAAACTGTGTTGCACTCTCAACTGCAAAGGCTAAATATATAAGTGCATCAGAAGCCACAACTCAAGCAATATGGCAGAGGTTTGTTTTGGAAGATTTTGGAGAATTACAAACTGTAGCTACTCCTCTTCACTGTGACAACACATCTGTCATTGCTATCATAAAGAATTCTGTGTTCCATCAAAAGACAAAGCACATTGATAGAAGGTATCACTTTATTAAGGATGCACTGCAAGAAGGAATCATTGATTTGGTGTATTGTCCCACTAAAAACAGGTAG